Below is a genomic region from Eupeodes corollae chromosome 1, idEupCoro1.1, whole genome shotgun sequence.
tttttataaaaaataaaaatctaaaaaaaacattactcaaagttcgtaaaaattaaatatcgattcaaatatcttttcaaaaccttaaaatttaggcttcaagcttattttatcttataagaaatattgttttcaacattcagtaaaattttgagaaaaatcgaattgacagtttttttataaaaaattaaaaactgaacaaaaattaacaaaagttggtaaaaattgaatatggattcaaatatcttttcaaaaacttgaaatttaggcttcaagcttattttatcttattagaaatattgttttcaacattcagtaaaattttgagaaaaatcgaattgacagtttttttacaaaaaataaaaacctaagaaaaaattaataaaagttggtaaaaattgatttctgactcaaatatcttttcaaaactttgcgatattggctttgatttacttttatctttcaaaaaatattgttgtcaacattcagtaaaattttgaacaaaatcgaattgacaattttcttataaaaaattaaaaaccgaataaaaattaacaaaagttggtaaaaattgaatatggattcaaatatcttttcaaaaacttgaaagttagacttcaaacttattttatcttataagaaatattgcttcaagcattctgaaagatgttgagaaaaatcgaattgacagttttcttacaaaaaataaaaaccttaaaaaaaaatttataaaagcttgtaaaatatcaaatatcaaatatcttttcaaaactataatatattggcttcaaactaattttatcttatagaaaatattgttgtcaacattcgatagaattttgaataaaatcgaattgacagtttttttacaaaaaataaaactctaaaaaaaacaatactaaatcttggtaaaaatttactttcgactcaaatagcttttcaaaatttaaaaatattggcttcaaacttattttattttacagaaaatattgttttcgatattcagtaatttgtatataaaaatccaacagtccgttttttcataaaaaataaaatctataaaaaatagtacgcaaatttggtaaaattgatactagtacatatagacaaacttttaagcaagacaaatcgacagacgggatgggaagttatcagtgtgggtcgcatcccatcctcttttttctttttgatttcagaGTATTAATACCTAGAGAAACATATCTTTATTTGTAATCTAGAATAAAAGTCCACTTCATCTTACAAAATAAGATCTGGTAAACCGTCTTTGAACCTTATCATGACGTTTTAAGAACCGGATTCTAAAAGACATCTGCATATTCGAATATTAATTCTTTATATCCATGGCCAAAGTTATTCATAAGGATCACAGAAATTAACCCAATTTCGTTTTATAAATTCTACAATTGAGTTTACCCTTCCAATTACATAACCCATACACATTTTAAAGGAATAATTTCTATTCAATAAGACACCTAaatcttttatgttttctacCCAAGATAATGCATTGGAGTCTATCGTGCAGTGAAATATAATGTGAACATGGGACTTACAGAAGGAGAtcgtattgcattttttgatatttagacCGTATACACCATTCGAAAACATCATTTAGGATGTACAATTTATTTGCAATAAGAGTTTCAAATAATCAGCGTAAAGATGGCATtcttatcagtgtagttttatcatttatcaaaaatattaaaaaggagCGGGCCCcaatggcttccttgtggaacacctgagctgcattgtttagatttttaaaagatgttatttattataattttaagaaaacgatCGATGATCCattgattttaaagctttaCTTAATtcagtatacatttttttttgttttaaaacgacgaaaaaacaaaaccatattGTCCGTCAGAAATAAACTCCCGGATTATGaagtctaattttgtttttaccagGCTAATAACTAACTTGGAGATGCAACGATAATTctcagttttatattttgatctGCATTTGTAAATTGAGTCAAAACTTTTTCCATTTACATGAAAATATACCCTCAGTTAGAGATTGCTTACAAGCATTATCAATTTCAGGTACAGTTTTGGGCTATTTTGAGATATATTTCCCCGATATCAATGCCAAAGGTTAAGTTATCCAAGAGGGTATTGTATGTATTATTTCAAGCAGGTGaataaatgaattgaaaaagtcAGCAAATAGACAAAGTATTGATGAAGTATCACCAAaagacaaaaattgattttctgtgaaatacaaacacttttaaaatcttaacaaaaataaagaaaactggTTTTTGAAGTGAgattgctttggatgctctagaactgataTTAAAATACGAATGTttagaatataatttaaattcgtTTAAATAATgactaattgaaaaaatattatgaacgttttgaatctcttgagaattgaagtgaaaagagaaatatttgtatttacaatttttaggtttttttaactcatttaagatcaaaatattttgaaaaggtttaccagaacagtatttttttttaatttgtctttaaGCATCAGCTCCAGTCTACCATGAAACAGACTTATAGCGataataataatagactccTGATTATTATGTCCGAAAAAAATCGTAAGAACTAGCCAAACAATTCTTCATTTtggattaatttttattttcctacgaaGAAAGTTCGCACTTTTAGAAATGCCAATAAGAACAgactatattatttttggaaaaaagatacgtttcaacacaatttctaacatttctgttTGAAaagcaccaaaaaccctctaaactattgtattgttgctcttaaatatgaaatatttagaaaactgtggAAATCTTAGAATGCtttcacatacatatgtagggagtcgtccaaattaaatagttggaCCATATCTTGCTAGTCAACGGTGTTCTTAAATAATCTAATAACtataaagttgtcactttaagaattgaaatatgtaaatgtaaggttaagatacacattatgcTATCTATATTTTGTCAGCATCCTTTAGGGAacataaaagaacatttttaagcggtgcttAAAAACTCAAGAGGTacctcttgtttttttttcaaaaactcaaaaacattttgaaaaaaaatattaattttcaaatggcttaaagttttttaagatcactttgttgttttgttaagcACATGGCAAATTTTAAagccaaatcaaaaaattttgaatttattacatttttattttttattaggcAAGAAAtcttgaaacattaaattccataAACTTTGTAATCTATGAAATAAGTGAAGATGATTGTTTTGGCGCCCTAAACAATTGAGATGGCCGCGAAACGAGAAAAGTCTAGGTGTGGAGACGATATTATTTAAAAGGCATTTGAGAGGAAGTTATAATCTGgcaaatgtcattcaaaaataGCAAGCTTTCAAAATCATTCCCATAGATAAAAAAAGGATTATATATCTGTTCACCTCCCTTCATACATATCATGGCTTAGGCTAAGAAACAATACGTATAGACTAGACGTTTCGAATAACGATAAACGCTTCAACAACGCATTGAATTTGTTAATATTCACtacaaaatggtaaaaaaattgGAGTCAGTTTTATAAACCAAAGTCGTTTCGGGCCTTAGTGAAGCACCTTCACGTCTTGCAGGATTACAACTAGTCGCAAAAATGTCAGCTGTTAGGAGAAGTAACTGATGTGTAGAACCAAAACCGTGTGCATCGTTACTTtggttttaatagtttttttttgaaattcgatcAGTCACTATACAAGAACTCAAGCCTGTTGATTAGTAGCAACATATTTCCTTTGAGGATTGTCTCCTTAAAATGCATCATAATGATGATAAAGTCGTCTTTAGTAGGAAAACGAAAGAATTTTGGAAAGCATTtagatacatatgtaaatagaaCGAGCTGGAAATAGGTATAAACATACAGGTTAAACCTTGAAGGAACGCCACCTTCATTTCAATGCTGTGAAAATTGTGTAAATGTTCAAGAGATGGATCAGCCCCTTAAACAGTTcttaataaaatgaaggaaTCCAAAGCACCGGGGGAAGATCTTAAATCACATAAGTATAGTACATTGAGAAGTTCGACAACTTTTCAACAATCTGTATGAAAACGAAGAAAGTACCCCGCCAAGTTTTGAGTCAGCTGTTATActaatagttttcaaaaaggGAGACCGAAACTTGGCTGAAATGTATAGACGAATTTCAGTGCTAAATGCTGTCCTCAAGGTTTTTGGGAGCATCCTGTTTAAGCGACTGACGGACTGAACGATCGAAAACTTTCTGCTATGGGAATATATaccaaaatattgtaaactttaacaaaattgtataaaagctGTGTAGGAAAAGCCTGCGACAGAAACAATATGTTAGAAATATTTACTATCAGATCTTTGAATCCACCGAAAGATTAATTCTACTATATATGCAGCTCAAGTATGGGGATACCAACAGAATGACACTGTGGAAAAATTGTTTCGATTTTTTCTGAAGAGACAACCACGTATATATGCTCCACCTTCAGAAAGGTCCCCCACCCATGTTCATTACGAGTTTATAGGTACTCTTCAAttatatctttaaattttttaatataaacgaTATAAGGCTACCTAGGATTGTGTCAACAatcgattttaaatttgaaatgtgtCATGTTTTTAACAGTGCTAAAAGTgggaaattttgagaaaatgaaACCTGAACTGTAAAACATCCTTAATGTTCTTGAcgaaaagatcttaacatttaATGCAATATTTGTAATATGAACAACGGGGAAGACATAATGCACTTCATAGGAGTTTGCCAAATACTTACCGAGTTGagaaaactatattttggaAAAGTCGCTTATACAACGAatgaagttcttgaaaaaaaaatggatggtTTTCGATATCTgtgaaaccattttttttgtctACGAAAAcagatcgcttaactatcgcataacgcatacaaattgcaaaaacctactacaaaacaCAGCCACATATTGGGCTTTAAGAGGAGAGGATGGTTTACATAATAGTCCAACTACgaaagcaattggcaaaattgttaagaaatttcAAGAGGCTTGATTGGTTACAGATagtgtaaggcctgtgcatcatcgtcaCACTTGTATCACCGAAGCCATCGCctacctataaaaaaaaatggttctatCGAACTTTTATGCAGGCCCAGGCATGATAAAGCCTGGGTCACTGCAATATTTACCGGAAATTGGCCGATAGGAGAGCATGCATCAAAGCTGGGTATCTCTCACAATACTCACTATCGTAGCTGCagagattaaaaataatataaaactgtGATTCACTATCTTTGTTAATGTTCAGCCCTGGCCAGATCTAGAATGTTAATCTTCGGAAGGGCATTGCTTTAAGATCTTGATAAACTTTCCGAGATGAAAATGAAAGACCTGATTTCCTTTCTGAATACGACGAAATGGTTCTAGGATCGcaaattttgtcaatataaattcgttataatattatttttgtatgtttttatttttcattacatAGATCAAACGAGTTTATACGGCGCTAATTGAGGCGCGCAGCAAGGGCCGCTTGTGACTGCCatctatacctacctacatacctcAACAATATTcgacttttttctttgaagcaACTTGACGAAAAAGATCTATGCTGATGTTCGCAATCGATTCTAGCCTTAAAGATGGAATTAGTAAAGTTACAAAGAAccccaaatattttaaattggacACAGCAACAGTCCTATATTTGACTAGCATTGTTTCCATCGTTAACGGTTACCTTTTTGttacaattaaataataatccATTCCTTATTCTCAACAAATACTCGAAATACTTGAAAAATCTGTACTTTAAATATTTCCcttaaatattggagttcaaaataaatatctactttaattgttttgtaGGGAAGTCACTGCACCTTTAGTTCCTTATATTGAATTACATAATATTAACcttatgtatgtacaaagtacATACCGACCCAATTTTGAGACGGGCACAAAAGGTTATTGGACTTCTTATAATCACTTAGCTAGGTTTATTGAACAGTGGAAGGCTTACATTAGAGTGACACAAAAGGTCAGTATGAAGTTACCTTAAGGGATTGATTTCATTTCCCTCATATAACCTTAATTCCGCTTAGAATCTAATCCTTTTGATGTGTAAATTAATGATTAGGAAGTCTTAAAAAGCGACCCTTTTAGTCCCTTTTTTCGTCATCAACTTgtttcaaaaacacatttattttcttgttcAACAAACACAGATCACTTCTTTGTTTGAATTCCTTCTGAAAATATTCCCCCACAGGTAGAAAGACCAAGAAAAACATAACCCTTATGTGAAGATCCTAGTTTGTAAGCAACCGTGAAAGTGACAACAACTACTGTTCGCTTTAAAATGTTGTAtctcaaaataattgtgtttcatTTGATATTCACTTTCAGTTTCAACACAgttttattaattgaattaaaaactagAAATCTTTTTGCGCTGCACCAATGGAAAGAGATGGATTTTGAATTTCCATATGAAATCGATCGGGAATTCGCAGTTAAAAATGGCATTTATCTAAAAGGTGCTGGGATTCCAATTGATTTCGATTTCGAATATTTCAAAGGTTTATAGTTAAAATGATAGAAATTCTATTGGTCTggattaaataatattatttttctaactTAAAGAATTGAATTCAACTTATCGAATTTTTGTGACTTTGCCCCGGCTAACATTGGGAATTCCATACACCCTAGGgatagttaagaaaaatgttggtGAAAATAATACTCATCTTCTTCCTTATCCTGATTACTCGACGCATGTAAGACATGGAGCTGGTTGCGGAGGTATAACATCGGCTATCAGAATTTTTGTAAGTAATAAAATGGTAAAACATTATTcacttatttaaacttattgtCCGATCTTGTTTAAACCGTCTCTATTTTAAAtgtaatcaatttatttatttgaagatcgATGAAATGAAGCGCCTTTGGGTTATAGATTCAGGTCAAATCGCCTCAGTACAATTCTGTCCACCCCAGTTACTTGCATTTGATCTGGAAACTGATAGACTTATCCAACGTTATGTTATTCCGCGATCTCAGTTCATACCTGGAATCTCAGTGTTCACTTCCTTAGTAGTTGACTGTCGGGATTTTGACTCTACAGCCTGTAAGTATACAATGATTTACATTGCAGATTCTTGGGGATTTGGATTGATCGTTTATGACGTTGTCCAAAATACGAGCTGGAGAATAGAACATACTCTAATGCGACCTGAAAGTCAATTACACAGAGATGGTATTTTTGCCATAagtttatctccaaaaaatgaaaaaggtaAACAAAGTTCATCTTTTAAGTTCTAATCgggaaagtttttatttcactaACCCACAGAAAGAAGCCTTCTTTTTCACACTCTTGGAAGTAAGAATGAAGTGTCTGTTCCCTTGCGAGTTATTGACGATCGATTTCGATGGATTTCCAAGTCTGAGAACACGAGTACTTTAAGTGATTTCAAAAATCTCGGTAGCAGGGGAATTCCATGTGAATCTGAAGTAATGGATGATTCTGGAAATCTTTATTGCAGTGTCCTTAGCTTAAATGCTTTGATC
It encodes:
- the LOC129942137 gene encoding protein yellow, whose protein sequence is MLYLKIIVFHLIFTFSFNTVLLIELKTRNLFALHQWKEMDFEFPYEIDREFAVKNGIYLKGAGIPIDFDFEYFKELNSTYRIFVTLPRLTLGIPYTLGIVKKNVGENNTHLLPYPDYSTHVRHGAGCGGITSAIRIFIDEMKRLWVIDSGQIASVQFCPPQLLAFDLETDRLIQRYVIPRSQFIPGISVFTSLVVDCRDFDSTACKYTMIYIADSWGFGLIVYDVVQNTSWRIEHTLMRPESQLHRDGIFAISLSPKNEKERSLLFHTLGSKNEVSVPLRVIDDRFRWISKSENTSTLSDFKNLGSRGIPCESEVMDDSGNLYCSVLSLNALIRWDSRKIEYNSDNLRIYAYNPEQIKFVTGMKVIKNSHGENELWILSTEPKVFYGGMFEENEIKFRLIGCRISDFLTGRKCTVGAS